One region of Etheostoma spectabile isolate EspeVRDwgs_2016 chromosome 21, UIUC_Espe_1.0, whole genome shotgun sequence genomic DNA includes:
- the cpxm2 gene encoding inactive carboxypeptidase-like protein X2, whose product MTRQHLCLLTPLALLGLLVGLADLSQGSAGEDEDYYMHELLKREQYNQVQVLEKPVASIPDRHVQPSQKPAKKVPKGKADSGTQTEKNRADVKSVKTANKKAEKNKKSALKTSNSISEREGQYNLIKEECPPMGLETLKIDDFQLHASTTKRYGLGAHRGRLNIQAGLYEDDLYDGAWCAGRDDPLQWFEVDARRLTKFTGVITQGRSSLWSSDWVTSYKVMVSNDSHTWITLKNGSKDLIFTGNREKEIPVQNIFPAPMIGRYIRVNPRSWFPSGSICMRVEILGCPMPDPNNYYHRRNEVITTDDLDFRHHSYKEMRQLMKVVNEMCPNITRIYNIGKSHSGLKLYAIEISDNPGEHEVGEPEFRYTAGSHGNEVLGRELLLLLMQFMCLEYLSGNQRIRHLVEETRIHLLPSVNPDGYEKAFEVGSELSGWSLGRWSNDGIDIHHNFPDLNSILWDAEAKKWIPRKMFNHHVPVPEWYLSKNASVAVETRALTAWMEKMPFVLGSNIQGGELVVTFPYDKTRSQGVVREPTPTPDDHVFRWLAFSYASTHRLMTAANRRVCHTEDFAKEDGTINGASWHTAAGSMNDFSYLHTNCFELSMYVGCDKFPHESELPEEWENNRESLLVFMEQVHRGIKGVVRDLQGRGIANAIISVEGINHDIRTASDGDYWRLLNPGEYRVTAKAEGYSLTSKKCEVGYEMGATTCNFIIGRTNLSRIKEIMEKFNKQPIRLPVRPRQARRTRKRRMGT is encoded by the exons ATGACAAGACAGCACCTATGCCTCCTAACCCCCCTGGCACTGCTGGGACTCCTCGTGGGGCTTGCAGACCTTAGCCAAGGCTCTGCCGGTGAGGATGAGGATTACTACATGCATGAGCTGCTGAAAAGAGAGCAGTATAACCAGGTCCAAGTGTTGGAGAAGCCTGTAGCCTCGATACCTGACAGGCATGTGCAACCCAGCCAAAAGCCTGCCAAGAAAGTGCCCAAGGGAAAAGCAGACAGCGGCACGCAGACggaaaaaaacagagctgatgtAAAATCAG TAAAAACAGCCAACAAAAAGGCTGAGAAGAACAAGAAGAGTGCCCTGAAAACCTCAAACAGCATctcagagagagaaggacaaTACAACTTGATAAAAGAGG AATGCCCTCCCATGGGACTGGAGACATTGAAGATTGATGATTTCCAGCTTCATGCTTCAACTACAAAACGCTACGGCCTTGGTGCTCACAGAGGTCGACTTAACATTCAG GCTGGCCTTTATGAAGATGACCTATATGACGGGGCCTGGTGCGCTGGCAGAGATGACCCGCTGCAGTGGTTTGAGGTGGATGCCAGGAGGCTGACTAAGTTCACAGGGGTCATCACACAAGGCAGAAGCTCCCTCTGGTC GAGCGATTGGGTGACCTCGTATAAGGTGATGGTGAGCAATGATAGTCACACCTGGATAACACTGAAGAACGGCTCCAAGGACTTG ATCTTCACTGGCAACAGGGAAAAGGAGATCCCAGTCCAGAACATCTTTCCTGCGCCAATGATCGGCCGATACATCCGAGTCAACCCTCGCTCGTGGTTTCCCAGCGGCAGTATCTGTATGAGAGTGGAGATCCTTGGTTGTCCTATGCCAG ATCCCAATAATTACTACCACCGCCGCAATGAAGTCATAACGACAGACGACTTGGACTTCAGACACCACAGCTATAAAGAAATGAGGCAG CTTATGAAGGTGGTCAATGAAATGTGCCCTAACATTACCCGGATCTATAACATAGGAAAGAGCCACAGCGGCCTCAAGTTGTATGCCATAGAGATTTCTGACAACCCAGGAGAGCATGAAGTTG GTGAACCAGAGTTTCGTTACACAGCAGGTTCCCATGGTAACGAGGTGCTGGGACGAGAGCTGCTCCTCCTGCTGATGCAGTTCATGTGTCTGGAGTATCTGTCCGGCAACCAGCGGATACGTCACCTGGTGGAAGAGACCAGAATCCATCTATTGCCATCTGTCAACCCCGATGGGTACGAGAAAGCCTTTGAAGTG GGTTCAGAGCTCAGCGGCTGGTCTTTGGGTCGGTGGAGCAATGATGGAATAGATATTCACCATAACTTCCCCGATCTCAACTCCATCCTGTGGGACGCCGAGGCAAAGAAGTGGATCCCTCGCAAAATGTTCAACCACCATGTGCCCGTCCCAGAGTGGTACCTGTCCAAAAATGCTTCA GTTGCTGTGGAGACACGGGCTCTGACAGCATGGATGGAGAAGATGCCCTTTGTGCTGGGCAGTAACATCCAGGGAGGGGAGCTGGTGGTGACTTTCCCATACGACAAAACTCGCTCCCAAGGGGTGGTCAGAGAGCCGACCCCGACCCCAGATGACCACGTCTTCCGCTGGCTGGCCTTCTCCTACGCGTCCACACACCGCCTGATGACTGCTGCCAACAGAAGGGTCTGCCACACAGAAGATTTTGCCAAAGAGGACGGCACCATCAATGGAGCATCCTGGCACACCGCGGCTGGCA GTATGAATGATTTCAGCTATTTGCACACCAACTGCTTTGAGCTGTCGATGTATGTGGGTTGTGACAAATTCCCACATGAGAGCGAACTGCCTGAGGAGTGGGAGAACAATCGCGAGTCACTTCTTGTCTTCATGGAGCAG GTGCATCGTGGGATTAAAGGTGTGGTGAGGGACCTGCAAGGGCGCGGAATAGCGAATGCCATCATTTCTGTGGAGGGCATCAACCATGATATTCGCACAG CTTCTGATGGCGATTACTGGCGCCTGCTGAACCCTGGAGAATACAGAGTAACCGCCAAGGCTGAGGGCTACAGCCTCACCAGTAAGAAGTGCGAGGTGGGCTACGAGATGGGCGCCACCACATGCAACTTCATCATCGGCCGCACAAACCTGTCACGAATCAAAGAAATAATGGAAAAATTCAACAAGCAGCCCATCAGATTGCCAGTCAGGCCGCGCCAAGCTCGTAGGACCAGAAAGAGACGCATGGGGACGTAA